aaatatatgatcactgggacccccaccactgggacctccactgatccaTAGAATGGGGGCTGTGACCGCCTGTCCTCTCAATACACGATTGCAGTGAGGAAGACTTTGAATGGATCGGCGGTTGTGTGCTTACGTTGCCGCTCCATTCTATGTCTATGGGACCAAGGGAAACAGCCAAGTGAAGTGAATAAGCGCTAAAAgtccattgtgggaaaaccccttttaaatcgGATCGGTCAACTGACAGAATTCAGCAGACTTCTAGCTATAACTGTATTTATGAGgagagtgccccccccccacctgtctCAGTTTTATTGACATGCTGCTGTGTATACATAGTATGTAACTATAAATCCAGTGTATTCTTTCAGAGCttctattagccaaatggcacaaaaaacgGTTTGTGCTGTTTTGGCTACTAGGAGTACAGACCTGTAGCTGTAatatactgctcttacataggACACAATATTAAGcgggacagatccgctttaacaaTAGAACAATATTATAGACCTGCTTGATATGCAATTATTTTTACCTTTGCTTTATCAGTTACTAGCGGTTATACCTGGCGTTGCTCggcaggttgacttacggtatagatagagtaaaagctcactatttaaatacctctcagtatgaatttaattgctagagagtgtaaataatgttattggaagcataaaagaaatgaagcAGTATATtgattacagatttatatagtgttgatttaggactgaatgtttctattccaacgctttcttgtaaacaatgtgttttgtcttttgatccggtgccaagatgtagagattctttccagtgccgactctggagcaagcaacaTATAGCTGCCCATGGGAAAAACAGGGACTTTGAAGGTGTATTCCTGCCACTTAATCAAAAATcgcaaaaggaggcaaactttgttcaatgtccaatcaaaaatagatattccctgattttaaacctaTGAAAAAtcaggcttcaaacaaacaaattttcgaaaatatatataaagatgccaggatgacagaTACGCAGGTGCCGTTTTTGGCTCAATTTCTTTATCCAAACATGGGAGTGGAcacaaagaaaggagatgcatcagtcttttctttacacCCATCTTTCCATTCGGATACACGTCTGTTTTTGACTAAAGAAACTGAGAAAACTGCGTGTGCGATCctcgccttaggctggattcacacagcattttttttactgGCGTTATTAATggatttttttgctgcgttttttcatgcaattttaagtgcggccagatgttacattaaagtctatagcaaaatatcaaatgcactacacacaactgcgttttggttggTGGCATTTTtggggcaattttgtggtcagtggcgtttttttccccccaaacccagcatgctctgggtttggaatttttttcaggcgtttctcCCATAGGACctcaaaaacgcatgtaaaaaacaACACTAAATGAAAAACGCCACATAAGAGGCACTAAAACGCCttaaaaacgcatgttacatttgaAAACTGCTAGCATTtttagaaacatttttttaatgcagtttaaaacacccaaaaaattctgtgtgtgaaggaggcctaaaagaggttatccttaggataggccattaatatttgattgtgtgtgtgtgggggcgaTTTACAGCACCCCTGACGATCAGCTGAAGTACTTTGCCCCCCATCATTGCTTACCCAGGCACACCGCTATACGTATGGTTGTAGttatgcctggtactgcagctcagtcccattctctCAGCTATTGGTGGaagtgccaggagtcggacccccaccaatcaaatattgataTCCTATCCTAAGAGTAGACCATTAAGGTTATTAAAGTcccggaaaactcctttaaacctTGACTGTTAAGTGCAGCTAtatcattaggcctcatgcacacgaccgtagccatgtgcacggccgtgattttcgggtcggccggcagcggactgtcagccgcaagcaaatcgcgggcaatgcacatggccattattttcaatgagcccggaccgcagaagacggccgtaataagacatgtccgttctttctgcggtgcgggctcccgggccatgcacagaccgtaaaaactacagtcgtgtgcaaggccccatagaaatgaatggaccctgcaattctcccgtggattttcgggggaattgcggctgcaaaagcacgttcgtgtgcatggggccttagacaaatAGATGGAATCGTGCTAGTGTTAATGATTGGATCCAGTGTTGCTGTTCTAGAAAGCAATGTGACAGTCCCTAATGCGGATCCCCCATTCTGGTGAATGAAGCTGCCAAGTGCCTGTGCTTACGTATTCTTTGTACAGGATTTTTGGAATGTACTACACAAATAATGGGTTTAAGgagctgcttaaaaaaaaaaaaaaaaaaaaaaagaagaagaggaaAAAGGCAATTCAAATAATACATTCTACAAACCAGAATATACGTCAATGCagtgaactttttatttttttgaaatttCGTTACTTGAGATCCACCCTCCAATCTCCAACCCTAAGGAGTCAGCCTAAAACCCCATCTCTTCTGAAAAGCCTATAACCCGGCATACATGGCAGCAGCAATAGGTGCCCATTCCGCCACCGTTTTTACCTACCCCTTAATTCCTTGTACACTTCTACAGGCATGTACTCTCTTCTGATTTCCTTTATCATTAATGTGGCCATATATAAAAACTGTCATTAATCGGAACAATATCGGTGTCAACGTTTAAGAAGATTGCACAGCCCAATACCAAGATGAGGATACAAAATATATGTAGCAAATATAGTGAAATTCCATTAATACAGAAATCGATAACCCAGAAAGTATAGCAATCCGCTATTTGTTTCCAgcacaaaaaagaaatataataaGAATTAGGAAATTCCCCGAATTAAACTAAATTACAGTAGTAGATAGTGACAAAATATTATTACAGCCTTCCTTCCTTCCTGTACATTCTCTACCCCTACAAGTCAGTTACAATCACCATCTGATAATCCAaaatatttgataatctggcgAGTACCAGGTCCCATGGCTGCCAGATTAATAGGAATTTGACGGTGTATATAAAACATAGCAATCTGCAATGTTGTTCTGGAAATCACTGAACGCCAGTCATAGATGATTTTTGGGATGTTTCACATTCATGAGAGAAATATTTTTGTTGGAAACACATGTTCAGGGCGTTAACACATAAGACTTCACCATTTCCAATCTGTTGCATATAACAGAAATCTGAACGAGTGCCTGGGACTAAATACAGATTTCTACAGCACAGAGATATAAAAAACTAATGTTATACCATGTTATATGTCTACAGATAAAAAGAAAGACTGTACTCACCAGACTCCACACTCACACGCAGCAAAGTACACAGCGGACAGACTTGCCAGCGGAGACACCCGGGCGGATCAATGCTCCCTTGGTGGCAGATTTGTATTTCTCAGCTGCAGGAGAGGGCGGCACAACAGTTGCCATGGGAAGGTCAGTTTTTTTTAGCTAGAGGCTAAACCGAAACTACACGAGCacagaaatttggctaaaacccTTCACTTGACACCCATTAGTTGTCTGAGGTGTGAGGTCAGCAGGAAATTAGTCACACCGAAAGTTTTAGAACACCCTGGACACCAGCGATGGCACGTGTGAAAGTTCTAGCACCCTGCTGTTGGTCATGGATATGATATGCTGCAGTGAGGACATATAGGAAAAAATACATGGGAACCTACATAACATTATATAGACATCTGCAACCAGTTGTAAAATACAGACCTAAAGGAATTAAAAACAACAAACGATCTGTTGTATCGGTAAATATGACCTCAGTGTGCTGTGATGACTAGATAAGGCGTAGTTCACATTTGTGTCTGGACTCCGTTcacgggttccgtcggacctttctgtcaggggaacccatgaacggaatcgaaactgaaacaaacggaaaccatagttttgcatcaccattgatttcaatggtgacggatccagtgcaaatggtttccgttgaaGTCTACTGCgcaattgattccatcaaaacaacggaacccttacacaatggtgacaaatggaaactatttgcaccagatacgtcaccattgaaaccaaccaacctatggtttccgtttggattccgttcatgggttcccctgatagagtcctgacgcagatgtgaacgaagccttagttatagTTTACATCTaaattggaggctccattaggggcctctgtTGCAAATTCCGTAGAAATAActgaaaacaatagcgcagcatgctgcatcattgtttccggtaaaaccactgaaacccctgatggaacccattaaaatcaatgggttccgtcggcgtccatgctgcgctgtttccggtaaaaccacggataccctgacagaacccattaatgtcaatgagtTCCGCCGGCCGCGTTCACGGTGCAACGGAAACAGCGCTtccggttattcccttgttctgctcctctgatggagcagaacaccgGAATGACGACGCATATGTGGACATAGCCTTAcagaaaagaaaataaatttctTATCAAAACAACATTTTTACAATTCTTGCAGCATAGTGAATACCTTAGGATAAATTCAcaagaggcagattttttcgagaGATTTCTGAGACTgttacatgctgcagaaacaacccaattCCGATTTATAGAATGGATTTTAGTGacaggaatttctgcaacaaatcccaTGTGAGCATACGCTTATGGTAAAGCAAATCTCATACCACATATGCTCTGAAACAAACATATGCAAATTCAGGACTAGCAATAATGCTTACCAAAGTAACCGGCCGTAAATCCGAAGGGTCAGTCagacacggcagattttgttacaGAAGTTTTTGCTACTGAAAATCATTTGCATTCATGTGAATGTGGCTGTTTCTGCGTCAGGTGAATGGATTTTTGCaaattccattcagatgaatggaacggattttcagtccCAGAAAtttctaaaaaacaaaatctgcCGCCTTACCAAAATCTACAGAAAGACGATGGGCCGCACTCCTAGATAGGAATGTTCAGGTGCGGTGAGGACTCGGGTTGGATATCCCACAATAAAGTATAATAAAGAAATCCTAGCACTCAGTAGAAAAAAATGGACGTACAGGAAGATTTCTTCAAAGTGATTTCTTTTATTTCAAGGTAGTTGAACTCTTTttttgtcaggtgatattttagaAGCCAATTTTTTAGGACGTTTAAGACTCTACGTCCATTGTTTTCTACGGAGTCCTAGGGTTTCTTTATTACACGTTACCAAAATCTATCCCTTAGGCAAACCAAGGCCTAAATCAAACAGTGTAGTTTTAATGCAGATTTGGAATGGGTTTACAGGGCCTAAATCCAAAAACAAGGAGAACAATAGGTATTTGCTATATTCTTAGGATAAATTTCTGGTTTTGGCTACAGAAAACTAATTTAAAAACTgcagtgtgtgaatgaggcctaaccatCAAAGATGGTACAAACGCTCAAggaaccaatttttttttctttctggccATGGGTAAAAAATTTAATTGAACTTAATAGAAACCAACCCACAAAGCCGGGCACTAGTATTTCTTGGTGCACTGGTGACCTTGGAATCATTCTGTCCGTGACTACGGAGtatcttaaggctgggttcacacgagcatgttcggtccgtaatggacggaacgtatttcggccgcaactcCTGTCCCTTATTGTGTCACCATGTACGTAATATAAAGTGCCGTCCTATGGAACAGACCCTTATGCAGCACAATAAATGTCACCCAACATAGAATCTCTTATAAAAATAACAGATTCCTTTACGTGTAACTAAAAAGCGGACAAGTACTGATCTGCTCCTAATATGAGCGGAGCCGAGGGCTGGACAGATCCCAGGAACCCTGCAAGTAACCTTTTAGAGTTGTTCTTTAGGATCTACGGATGTGCTTATTGTGGGGGTCCTGGAGTGGTGAACCGACTCTAGTATTGTATCAAATGTCCATGAAGGCGAAAATAATCTCTGGATGTTCAGCTGACGGATATTGAAAAACACCAAGCGCAATCTAGGCACAAATGATGTAACCATAGCGATGTTAATAAGCTTTATCTATCATCGTTCACTGATAATGAAATGACAGGGTCACTATAAACTATGCAGGGACTGCAGGAGGCAGGGCAGCTATTTCCTACATGTAATACTATACTGACAGTGCGATCCGTCAGCCTGGATGTCACATATGTTCAGGGCTATGAGGGATCACACACATAGGAGTACATCGCAGCATAGACTGGACCCCACAGACCCGCCACCACAACACCCAGGCAGGCCAGAGGCGCTGACATCATCACAGATAAGAGTGATCATATGGGGAAGGAATGAATACGAAGTGATCCACCCAAACCGAGACATCAGTGCAGAGGACCCCGCCCATCCCGCCAATAACCAGCTCCTACCCTGCTCCCAGCAGCCGGGTCCCGGTGTGTCGCTGCCACGCTCTGCGCTGTTCGGTTGCCAAGCGCCCGGGGAACGCGGGGAGGGATGAGCTAGGAAACACAGACCACAAGACCAAAGTAGCCGAACCGCAGAGTGATCGATTTTTTTCTTCTACATCGTGTAGCTACACATAATGCCTGGAAGGGCGGGGTTTATGTTGCTTAGTTACGAGTGAATGGAAACACAGTTCAACGAAGCTGTCGAAGCTTGGCGCTCAAACCTGGCGCTTTTCTGACGACGCGAGCTCCGCCCCGCGATCTACGACTCTTTTCTAGCGGCCCCTTAACAGCGGCGTGCATTGTGATTGGCCGTTCGGTGACGTTGCTATTGGAACGGATTGACCAAACCACGCTCGgcaatcacagcacagcgagtTTCCTTATTAGGCGGTCCGAGCCGCGGAGCTCATATGGCAGAAATGTCTGCGGCGGCGGAGGAGGACACCGAGCTACGGGACCTGCTGATCCATACTCTTGAGAATAACGGCGTCCTGAACAAGATCAAAGCTGAGCTGCGGGCATCGGTCTTCTTGGCGCTGGAAGAGCAGGAGCGGGCGGAGAACAAGCCGTCACTCCTCAACGAGAATCTCCGGCAGTTCCTGGCCACTAGAGATGGCCGCCTGGTGGTCGGCCTGCTCACTGACTTCCTACAGCACTTCCACCTGGACTTCACACTTGCCGTACTGCAGCCTGAAGCCTGCCTGCCCAGCGTTCCTGATGACCGGACGTCCACCGCTCGGGAGCTGGGGCTGCCCGTGTCGGAGGCGGGGAGGAAGGCTCCACTTCTCCTGGAACTCGTTAGACTCTTCCAACCGAGGGATGCGGCCCGGGCTCTGCCACAGGAGCTGCTCCCGGAGCACATAGCCGAGGCGCAGGCCAAGTTCAAGCAGTATTACCGGGAAAGTAACGGGGAGATCGGCGAGAAGGAGCTGCGGACGCTATTTGTGGATCTCTGCCCCAACTTCCACAGGAACATGCTGGACCGGTACGTCACCGACGAGCTCGCGGCTGCGGGTAGAGACCTGGGCGGCGGCATAGATGAGCCGCGTTTCCTGGCAATGTTCCGGCGCCTCTTCATGCAGTGCAGGAGTGTGGTAGCCCGGGACCTCCTGTCCAGCACCCCGCTCCATGATGGCCGGAGCAGGACTGAAGGTGACACCAGCAGCTCCAAGATCATTAGTCACATGCAGCCGACACGCAGAGAAGTCCCTCAGCTGGACCATGAAGACTCCAAGCTGGACGATGACGACCTAGAAGGAGACTCTTTCTTTGATGACCCCAAACCCGAGAAGACCTATGGCTGGAAGGAGACGAGCAAACCTAACGGGGTTCATCCtgtgccctcacacagctcgTTCTCGGGGTCACCTAAGGTTAGTGACCCTGACCTCTTGAAGGAGAAGATGGCCTCCCTGGAGCTAGGGGCAGGTCATGAGGAGGACTATATGGACGACTTCCAGAGCAGCAGCCAGCGCTCTGAGAAGAGCGAGCTCAGTATAGGAGAGGACCTTGAAGAGGAGCTGTCTGTGGATGAGCTGACCGCTAGTGACCACAAGCTGGAGGACTTCACTCTGGACAACTCTATCTCTCACCTGAGTGATGTAGCAGACTACCTGGAGGATGTCTCCTGATAGTCTAGTATTGTAGAGAATGGCCGCACACTGGGCCTGGTTGGACATGTCTGCTCTATCGCTATGGGACACTTTACACTGTATGTTCAGAGGAAAGATGCCCCTACCTTTATAGGAACTGGTTGGGAAAGTGGTTacagtacaaaaaaaatacatttcagtTTACTGTACTTTGCCCATGGGGTAATGTGACATTTTACTGAGCTCGATAATGTGCTCTGATCGTCAAtatagggctctgttcacatctgcatcttgGCTCATGTTAACAGAAGCCACTACACAGGGCCAGGTCCATCGCTTGACTGATGCCAATAGTCCCCAATGACTTGCAATGGATTCAGTGATGGTGTCTGTCACTTGGATGGGAAGAACAGCGCTGCACGCAGTTCTATTTCAGTGGAATTTGTAGGCTGTGAGCGGAGCCCCTGATACAAtcctgaacatagccttagggtgaaTCCAGACGTTGAGGCGCAGTTAAAACCATATTGAAAAAAACcacatgtttttattgtgatGTTTTTCTATGCAAAGCAGGACCCGCTTCGAAGATCACATTAAATCATAGTAAAAATGCAAGCGGTTTTCGTATGTGGTATTAACCGCACTACATTGTCTGATACACCCTTAGTAACGAAATCTGTACGATTTGGCTGAAACCATCCTAACATATTTTTGTTATAGAGTTGGGTACAAAAATAAACCACATATTTTATGACATGGTCCTTATAGAAGTTTTGGTTTGGTATGTATGTTAGCAGTTGCATAAAAGGTAtgatcgtttttttgtttttcttttgctcATGCCCATCGGAAATTAAGCAAAGGGCAAATGTATTAGAAGTAGTGAAATGGAAGTGGAGCAGCtgccctatagcaaccaatctggTTCCACTTTTGAAAGTGAAAGCaaaaacctgattggttgccattgaAAATGCCACGTTCCCTTACACTGGTTTTAATAAACCTGCCACATTTGTTTCTCACCCATGGCCGTTactaaaatggaagaaaaaattgccttgttgctcatagcaaccaatcacagggccTTGTTTTGAG
This genomic stretch from Rhinoderma darwinii isolate aRhiDar2 chromosome 4, aRhiDar2.hap1, whole genome shotgun sequence harbors:
- the CEP43 gene encoding centrosomal protein 43, translated to MAEMSAAAEEDTELRDLLIHTLENNGVLNKIKAELRASVFLALEEQERAENKPSLLNENLRQFLATRDGRLVVGLLTDFLQHFHLDFTLAVLQPEACLPSVPDDRTSTARELGLPVSEAGRKAPLLLELVRLFQPRDAARALPQELLPEHIAEAQAKFKQYYRESNGEIGEKELRTLFVDLCPNFHRNMLDRYVTDELAAAGRDLGGGIDEPRFLAMFRRLFMQCRSVVARDLLSSTPLHDGRSRTEGDTSSSKIISHMQPTRREVPQLDHEDSKLDDDDLEGDSFFDDPKPEKTYGWKETSKPNGVHPVPSHSSFSGSPKVSDPDLLKEKMASLELGAGHEEDYMDDFQSSSQRSEKSELSIGEDLEEELSVDELTASDHKLEDFTLDNSISHLSDVADYLEDVS